The Ictidomys tridecemlineatus isolate mIctTri1 chromosome 6, mIctTri1.hap1, whole genome shotgun sequence genome includes a region encoding these proteins:
- the Bcdin3d gene encoding RNA 5'-monophosphate methyltransferase: MAAPAKLTGEGIGENAAEEEPRVLEPGAAPFGNFPHYSRFHPPEQRLRLLPPELLRRLFPPERSEARPILGLDVGCNSGDLSVALYKHFLSLHDGENCSDASRELRLLCCDIDPVLVERAKKECPFPDGLNFITLDFMNQRTRKVLLSSFLSQFGRSVFDIGFCMSITMWIHLNHGDHGLWEFLAHLSSLCRYLLVEPQPWKCYRAAARRLRKLGLHDFDHFHSLAIRGDMANQIVQILTQDHGMELVCCFGNTSWDRSLLLFRASDP, encoded by the exons ATGGCGGCGCCCGCGAAACTGACGGGAGAGGGTATTGGGGAGAATGCGGCAGAAGAGGAGCCACGGGTTCTGGAACCCGGGGCCGCTCCGTTCGGAAATTTCCCTCATTATTCCCGCTTTCACCCTCCAGAGCAACGGCTTCGTCTCCTGCCCCCGGAGCTACTTCGAAGGCTCTTCCCTCCCGAGCGTTCCGAGGCAAGGCCGATCCTGGGGCTCGACGTGGGGTGTAACTCCGGG GATCTGAGTGTGGCTCTATACAAACACTTCCTTTCCTTACATGATGGGGAGAACTGCTCAGATGCCTCCAGAGAACTCCGTCTCCTATGCTGTGACATAGATCCAGTCCTGGTGGAGCGAGCTAAAAAAGAATGTCCTTTTCCTGATGGCTTGAATTTTATCACCCTGGACTTCATGAATCAAAGGACCCGGAAGGTTCTCTTGAGCTCCTTCTTAAGTCAATTTGGACGTTCAGTTTTTGACATTGGCTTCTGTATGTCAATAACCATGTGGATTCATCTGAATCATGGGGACCATGGCCTGTGGGAGTTCCTGGCCCATCTTTCCTCCCTCTGCCGCTACCTCCTTGTGGAGCCACAGCCTTGGAAGTGTTACCGAGCAGCTGCAAGGCGTCTCCGAAAGCTGGGACTCCACGATTTTGATCACTTCCATTCCCTTGCCATCCGAGGTGATATGGCCAATCAGATTGTGCAGATCTTGACCCAGGACCATGGCATGGAATTAGTATGCTGCTTTGGCAACACCAGTTGGGACCGAAGTCTTCTACTCTTCAGGGCATCTGATCCCTGA